One window of Flavobacteriales bacterium genomic DNA carries:
- a CDS encoding DUF423 domain-containing protein: MNERTLAWASGILLLAVALGAFGAHGIQDHVDAQAYHNWTTAAQYQFYHGLALLGLAALEGRLASRLVSFVRIIFLVGILCFCGSLYLLAARDILGIQGLVKVLGPITPLGGLMFMVGWGALLIGSFRKP; this comes from the coding sequence ATGAACGAGCGGACATTGGCCTGGGCATCGGGCATCTTATTGCTGGCCGTGGCCTTGGGCGCTTTCGGCGCGCACGGCATACAGGACCACGTGGATGCACAGGCCTACCACAACTGGACCACGGCGGCCCAATACCAGTTCTACCACGGCTTGGCCCTGCTTGGCTTAGCGGCGCTGGAAGGGCGGCTGGCCTCACGTCTGGTGAGCTTCGTGCGTATCATCTTTCTGGTGGGCATCCTTTGCTTCTGCGGTTCGCTTTATCTTTTGGCGGCGCGGGATATCCTTGGTATCCAAGGGCTTGTCAAGGTGCTGGGGCCGATCACCCCGCTGGGCGGACTGATGTTCATGGTAGGCTGGGGAGCGCTCCTGATAGGTTCTTTCCGGAAACCTTGA